One genomic segment of Hordeum vulgare subsp. vulgare chromosome 2H, MorexV3_pseudomolecules_assembly, whole genome shotgun sequence includes these proteins:
- the LOC123425610 gene encoding probable serine/threonine-protein kinase WNK1 — protein MMGARANASANAADCGEYAELDPTGRYGRYNDVLGKGASKTVYRAFDEYQGMEVAWNQVKLYDFLQCPDDLERLYCEIHLLKTLKHKNIMKFYTSWVDVSARHINFITEMFTSGTLRQYRQKHRKVNIWAVKDWCRQILSGLLYLHSHNPPIIHRDLKCDNIFVNGNQGEVKIGDLGLAAILRKSHAVHCVGTPEFMAPEVYAEEYNELVDIYSFGMCVLEMVTFEYPYSECTHPVQIYKRVISGTMPEALYKVKDPMVRQFVEKCLTTASQRLTARELLNDPFLRIDGMALCPGDGDYTLLNNYLRQPYLSDAYSNGSVMSNGFSESIDEGAPMEDRWECEDDDTKADGIDLFNGHEDEPLGTVDIAIKGRKSEDGGIFLRLRITDDDGRVRNIYFPFDVEADTALSVATEMIGELDITDHEVTRIAEMIDGELSALVPDWMAGPGIEEVPDAAYCHNCGSNVSSCGSLFDYMSSASRGCRCAELHGRFEEITFQAADEEQSGLHDSGGSSDDGGARKEQHVKDKEPVRLNGFPKMGRRGLSDRLCFSSFQERSCPTDNYESDTDHQSKGFDIKHEVKMAKYKARKMAHLKRAIHPSLDFDNSTNGASRTKPTLSKLESFHVGKHHNFRVPTCQRSPGTAISPGTARTDQHPGMSNQACPSPGAQRALRTESSPDCMFTARNYYTGAQLPPNLPRTKSVPLSAVDA, from the exons ATGATGGGCGCCAGGGCAAACGCCAGCGCCAACGCGGCCGACTGCGGGGAGTACGCGGAGCTCGACCCCACCGGCCGGTACGGAAGG TATAACGACGTCCTCGGCAAGGGCGCGTCCAAGACCGT GTACCGGGCGTTCGACGAGTACCAGGGGATGGAGGTGGCGTGGAACCAGGTGAAGCTCTACGATTTCCTCCAGTGCCCCGATGACCTGGAGCGCCTCTACTGCGAGATCCACCTCCTCAAGACGCTCAAGCACAAGAACATCATGAAGTTCTACACCTCCTGGGTCGACGTCTCCGCCCGCCACATCAACTTCATCACCGAGATGTTCACCTCCGGCACCCTCCGCCA GTACAGGCAGAAGCACAGGAAGGTGAATATATGGGCGGTCAAGGACTGGTGCCGGCAGATCCTCAGCGGCCTGCtgtacctacacagccacaatcCACCCATCATCCACCGGGACCTCAAGTGTGACAACATCTTCGTCAATGGTAACCAGGGTGAGGTCAAGATCGGCGACCTCGGCCTGGCCGCCATCCTCCGCAAGTCCCATGCTGTTCACTGCGTAG GTACGCCGGAGTTCATGGCGCCGGAGGTGTATGCCGAGGAATACAACGAGCTGGTGGACATATACTCCTTCGGCATGTGCGTGCTTGAGATGGTCACCTTTGAGTACCCGTATAGCGAATGCACGCACCCGGTGCAGATCTACAAGAGAGTGATCTCT GGTACTATGCCTGAAGCTTTGTACAAGGTGAAAGATCCAATGGTGAGGCAATTTGTCGAGAAATGCCTGACCACTGCTTCCCAGAGGCTCACGGCAAGAGAGCTGCTCAATGACCCTTTCCTGCGCATTGATGGCATGGCTCTATGTCCTGGGGATGGGGATTACACCCTGTTGAACAATTACCTTCGGCAGCCCTACTTAAGTGATGCTTATAGTAATGGGTCCGTGATGAGCAATGGGTTCTCAGAAAGCATTGACGAAGGTGCACCAATGGAAGATAGATGGGAGTGTGAAGATGATGACACTAAAGCCGATGGCATTGATCTGTTCAACGGGCACGAAGATGAGCCTCTTGGCACTGTGGACATCGCAATCAAAGGGAGAAAAAGTGAGGATGGAGGAATCTTCCTCAGACTACGAATCacagatgatgatg GTCGGGTACGCAACATCTATTTTCCGTTCGATGTTGAGGCTGATACTGCATTAAGTGTGGCAACTGAGATGATTGGTGAGCTGGATATAACTGACCATGAGGTTACTCGTATCGCTGAGATGATCGATGGCGAGCTTAGTGCATTGGTGCCAGATTGGATGGCTGGTCCAGGCATAGAGGAAGTTCCAGACGCTGCATACTGCCATAACTGTGGTTCCAATGTGTCATCATGTGGTTCGCTTTTTGACTACATGTCCTCGGCTTCCCGTGGTTGCCGATGTGCAGAATTGCATGGGAGGTTTGAAGAGATCACATTCCAAGCTGCCGATGAAGAGCAATCTGGTTTGCATGACTCAGGGGGCAGCTCTGATGATGGAGGAGCTCGAAAAGAGCAGCATGTCAAAGACAAGGAGCCCGTACGCCTGAATGGGTTTCCAAAGATGGGTAGAAGAGGTCTTTCTGACCGGCTTTGCTTCAGTTCTTTCCAGGAGCGATCGTGCCCAACCGATAACTATGAGAGCGATACCGATCATCAGTCGAAGGGGTTCGACATAAAGCATGAAGTGAAGATGGCCAAGTACAAAGCGCGGAAAATGGCACACTTGAAGAGAGCCATTCATCCATCACTGGACTTCGACAACTCCACCAATGGAGCAAGCAGGACGAAGCCTACACTGAGCAAGCTGGAGTCTTTCCATGTTGGTAAGCACCACAATTTCCGTGTACCGACCTGCCAGCGAAGCCCCGGCACAGCAATCAGCCCTGGCACAGCAAGGACCGATCAGCATCCAGGCATGAGTAACCAAGCGTGTCCGAGCCCGGGAGCCCAAAGGGCCCTGCGCACCGAGAGCAGCCCGGACTGCATGTTCACAGCCAGAAACTATTATACCGGAGCTCAGTTGCCACCGAACCTCCCAAGAACAAAATCTGTACCCCTAAGTGCGGTCGACGCCTAA